A section of the Candidatus Komeilibacteria bacterium CG_4_10_14_0_2_um_filter_37_10 genome encodes:
- a CDS encoding large conductance mechanosensitive channel protein MscL has protein sequence MQGFINFIREQGVIGLAVGFILGGAVSKLVSALVTDIINPIISIPLGAVDGFKNAAVSIGSARIMYGDLITVFIDFVVVSLVVYFGVKMIGLDKLDRKKA, from the coding sequence ATGCAGGGATTTATTAATTTCATTCGCGAACAAGGCGTCATTGGCCTAGCTGTTGGTTTTATTTTAGGCGGCGCTGTTTCTAAATTAGTTAGTGCTCTTGTCACTGATATTATTAATCCCATCATTAGTATTCCCTTGGGTGCTGTTGATGGTTTTAAAAATGCGGCCGTCAGTATTGGTAGTGCGAGGATTATGTATGGTGACTTGATTACTGTTTTTATTGATTTCGTGGTAGTGTCATTAGTGGTTTATTTTGGTGTTAAAATGATTGGTTTGGATAAGCTAGATAGAAAAAAGGCATAA